The Nitrospira sp. genome window below encodes:
- the mdh gene encoding malate dehydrogenase: protein MMKRPKVTVVGAGNVGGTTAQRLAEKNLYDVVLLDIAQGVPQGKALDISQAGPVCGYSTQVVGTNDYAETAGSSIAVITSGKPRKPGMSRDELLATNAKIVQSVVRELVSRSGDIILILVTNPLDAMVHVARSVSGLPKSRIIGMAGVLDSARMRTFIAAELNVPATEVQAMVLGGHGDTMVPLPRYTTVQGRPVSELMSKEKLDAIVKRTRQGGAEIVGLLKAGSAFYAPSASAVAMVESIHKDEKQVMPCAVLCEGEYGLKNVVVGVPVKLGRGGAEQILEYELTSDERAALETSASAVRELCATVDRLMTQD, encoded by the coding sequence ATGATGAAGCGACCGAAAGTGACGGTAGTAGGTGCGGGGAACGTCGGAGGGACGACGGCTCAGCGGTTGGCTGAGAAGAATCTGTATGACGTGGTACTGCTCGATATTGCCCAAGGAGTTCCACAGGGAAAGGCCCTCGATATTTCACAGGCGGGGCCGGTCTGTGGGTACAGCACACAGGTGGTCGGCACCAACGATTACGCCGAAACAGCCGGATCATCGATCGCCGTGATCACCTCAGGCAAGCCGAGAAAGCCCGGGATGAGTCGAGACGAGTTGCTGGCGACGAATGCCAAAATCGTGCAATCCGTCGTCAGAGAATTAGTCTCCCGCTCCGGGGATATTATCCTGATCCTCGTCACCAATCCATTGGACGCCATGGTTCATGTGGCGCGTTCTGTCAGCGGTCTCCCTAAATCGAGAATCATCGGGATGGCCGGAGTCTTGGATTCGGCAAGAATGCGGACGTTCATTGCCGCTGAATTGAATGTACCAGCTACGGAGGTGCAGGCCATGGTATTGGGCGGACATGGCGATACGATGGTGCCGTTGCCGCGTTATACAACCGTGCAAGGTAGGCCGGTGTCGGAACTCATGTCGAAGGAGAAACTCGATGCGATCGTCAAACGAACGCGACAGGGCGGAGCCGAAATCGTGGGCCTTTTGAAAGCGGGCAGTGCCTTCTATGCGCCGTCAGCATCAGCGGTGGCGATGGTTGAATCGATCCATAAAGATGAGAAGCAGGTGATGCCGTGCGCGGTGCTGTGTGAAGGGGAGTATGGACTCAAAAACGTCGTCGTCGGGGTTCCGGTGAAGCTTGGACGTGGAGGAGCCGAACAGATCCTGGAGTACGAACTGACCAGTGATGAACGGGCGGCGTTGGAAACCTCGGCGAGCGCGGTGCGGGAACTCTGTGCCACGGTCGATCGGTTGATGACACAGGATTAG
- a CDS encoding urate hydroxylase PuuD, whose product MKFLEDPMQTMGAGFALSIVLIVIYLGLTGIGAGDAEWASLILRWIHFLAGITWIGLLYFFNLINATFLKSLDGPTKNIVIPKLMPMALNWFRHGATVTVLAGVLLYGHMYHKGGTGAVALAIGGLLGIIMMGNVHGIIWPNQKKIIAAVTAAAQGTPTPPEMAQWGRSALLASRVNFMLSIPMLLFMGAGSHFR is encoded by the coding sequence ATGAAATTTCTTGAAGATCCGATGCAGACGATGGGGGCAGGATTTGCGCTGTCCATCGTATTGATAGTGATATATTTGGGCTTAACCGGAATTGGCGCGGGTGATGCCGAATGGGCCTCGCTGATCCTTCGCTGGATTCACTTCCTAGCGGGGATCACGTGGATCGGGCTCTTGTACTTCTTCAATTTGATCAATGCCACCTTCCTGAAAAGCTTGGATGGTCCCACCAAAAATATTGTGATTCCGAAGCTCATGCCGATGGCGCTCAATTGGTTCCGACACGGAGCGACGGTAACCGTGCTGGCCGGTGTGTTGTTGTATGGCCACATGTACCACAAGGGCGGAACGGGAGCCGTGGCTTTGGCGATCGGTGGGCTGCTCGGCATTATCATGATGGGCAATGTCCATGGGATTATCTGGCCGAACCAGAAGAAGATCATTGCCGCCGTCACTGCCGCGGCTCAGGGGACTCCAACCCCCCCTGAGATGGCTCAGTGGGGACGGAGCGCATTGCTGGCCTCGCGTGTGAATTTCATGCTGTCGATCCCCATGTTGCTTTTCATGGGTGCCGGCAGCCACTTTAGATAG
- the nuoF gene encoding NADH-quinone oxidoreductase subunit NuoF, with protein sequence MSTTAEPRLVQQTEGAPWEIEGYLKVGGYEAWKRCVKELKAAQVIDELKKAGLRGRGGAGFPTGIKWDKVLNHRVPERYFVCNAGEHEPGTFKDRYLLKTLPHQLIEGCLIASHTVQAKASFIYVNHEYHEEQQNLKKALAQARERGLLGKNVLGSGVDVELEVFEGHGSYVAGEETAMLESMQGRPAMPRQKPPFYPTDFGLYGKPTLVNNVETLCNIPRILHKGAAWFTQVGTEKCPGTMMFSLSGAINRPGVYEMPMGVTIRDLIEQCGGGVPNGRKIKAVFPGGPAFSMVTADQLDLPMDFDSLKKAGTGLGSAGVIIVDDATCMVAKTLHFSNFFKNESCGQCPPCRMGTINLAALMTKIESGQGTQKDLDSLLQLCGFVKGTGYCTLVTGASVLVQSSLKLFRHEYEDHIRLQRCPYQEAPAGIGAHS encoded by the coding sequence ATGTCTACGACTGCAGAACCACGCCTTGTACAACAGACGGAGGGTGCTCCTTGGGAGATCGAGGGGTATCTCAAAGTCGGTGGGTATGAAGCCTGGAAGCGTTGTGTCAAAGAATTGAAGGCGGCTCAAGTTATTGATGAACTGAAGAAAGCCGGACTGAGAGGGCGAGGCGGAGCAGGGTTTCCGACGGGAATCAAATGGGACAAGGTTTTGAACCACCGAGTCCCAGAGCGATATTTTGTTTGTAATGCCGGTGAGCACGAGCCAGGCACGTTCAAAGACCGCTATCTATTGAAAACCTTGCCGCACCAATTGATCGAAGGCTGTCTGATCGCGTCTCATACGGTGCAAGCGAAAGCGTCCTTCATTTACGTGAATCATGAGTACCATGAAGAGCAGCAGAATCTGAAGAAAGCTTTAGCACAAGCGAGAGAACGGGGACTTCTAGGGAAGAATGTGTTGGGCAGTGGAGTCGATGTTGAGCTGGAGGTCTTTGAAGGCCATGGTAGCTACGTGGCCGGTGAAGAGACGGCCATGCTTGAGTCGATGCAGGGGCGCCCTGCGATGCCACGGCAGAAACCTCCATTTTATCCGACGGACTTCGGCCTGTATGGCAAGCCGACTCTCGTCAACAATGTGGAGACGTTGTGCAACATTCCTAGGATTCTTCACAAAGGCGCCGCGTGGTTTACTCAAGTTGGAACGGAGAAGTGTCCAGGAACAATGATGTTTTCATTGAGCGGCGCGATCAATCGTCCCGGCGTGTACGAGATGCCGATGGGTGTGACCATCCGTGATCTGATCGAGCAATGTGGTGGCGGAGTTCCCAATGGTCGCAAGATCAAGGCGGTCTTTCCCGGTGGTCCGGCGTTTTCCATGGTAACGGCTGATCAGCTCGATCTTCCCATGGACTTCGATTCGTTGAAGAAAGCTGGGACGGGGCTAGGATCGGCCGGTGTGATCATCGTCGATGATGCGACCTGTATGGTGGCCAAGACGTTGCACTTTTCAAATTTTTTCAAGAACGAGAGTTGCGGGCAATGTCCCCCCTGTCGAATGGGGACCATCAATCTAGCTGCGCTGATGACTAAGATTGAATCGGGGCAGGGTACGCAAAAAGACTTGGACAGTCTGCTCCAACTGTGTGGATTCGTCAAAGGGACTGGGTACTGTACCCTCGTAACCGGAGCCTCAGTATTGGTGCAAAGTAGTTTGAAGCTGTTTCGTCACGAATATGAGGACCACATTCGGCTCCAGAGGTGTCCCTATCAGGAAGCGCCGGCGGGGATTGGTGCTCATTCTTAG
- a CDS encoding 2Fe-2S iron-sulfur cluster-binding protein: MPRVTFLHSDGRSGEVEENISLLDAAKEVGFRLNHDCGGNASCTTCRVEVQMGHEHLSEIDFDEQDLLDREALTEPWHRLACQARVLGDVVVRVPETKWENPATAATEARG, translated from the coding sequence ATGCCACGGGTGACTTTTCTTCATTCGGACGGGCGAAGCGGGGAAGTAGAAGAGAATATTTCTCTCCTCGATGCCGCAAAAGAAGTGGGGTTCCGGTTGAATCATGACTGTGGAGGAAATGCCTCCTGTACTACCTGCCGAGTGGAAGTTCAGATGGGGCATGAGCACCTCTCGGAGATCGATTTCGATGAGCAAGACTTGCTGGATCGAGAAGCCTTGACAGAGCCATGGCATCGCCTTGCCTGTCAGGCACGTGTCTTGGGGGATGTCGTCGTGCGCGTCCCAGAAACCAAATGGGAGAATCCGGCAACAGCGGCGACGGAAGCGCGGGGTTGA
- the erpA gene encoding iron-sulfur cluster insertion protein ErpA, with amino-acid sequence MVTITSVAEQKIKELMAEEKDVVGLRVYVRGGGCHGYQYGMAFESKMAEDDTVIEKGEVKLIMDSQSAPLLQGAEVDYVDSVQGSGFSIKNPQAKTTCGCGSSFSA; translated from the coding sequence ATGGTTACAATTACGTCGGTGGCGGAACAGAAGATCAAGGAGTTGATGGCCGAGGAAAAAGACGTCGTCGGATTGCGGGTGTACGTCCGCGGCGGCGGGTGTCATGGCTATCAGTATGGGATGGCCTTTGAATCCAAAATGGCCGAAGACGATACCGTTATCGAAAAGGGTGAAGTGAAGCTCATTATGGATTCTCAGAGCGCCCCATTGCTTCAAGGGGCGGAAGTCGACTATGTCGACAGCGTGCAAGGCTCAGGCTTTTCAATCAAGAATCCTCAGGCCAAAACGACGTGCGGCTGCGGCAGCTCGTTTAGCGCGTAA
- a CDS encoding 6-carboxytetrahydropterin synthase gives MSQVHVTRRYRFCAAHRLHTDLLSAEENWAAFGKCNNPNGHGHNYVVLVTIKSGAVQESCDLDRLDRLVNERIIDRFDHVDLNRDPAFAELTTTGENIVKLIWDILEPLVTNGCLQKVGVIETRDNYFEYAGVT, from the coding sequence ATGTCACAGGTACATGTGACAAGACGGTATCGTTTTTGCGCTGCACACAGGCTTCACACCGACCTCCTCTCGGCCGAAGAAAATTGGGCTGCCTTCGGAAAATGTAATAATCCAAATGGTCATGGGCATAACTACGTTGTGCTGGTCACAATCAAGAGCGGAGCGGTGCAGGAATCGTGTGACCTTGATCGACTCGACCGGTTGGTTAACGAGAGGATCATCGATCGCTTCGATCATGTGGACCTCAATCGTGACCCTGCGTTTGCCGAACTAACCACAACTGGAGAGAACATCGTCAAGCTAATTTGGGACATCCTGGAGCCGTTAGTGACTAACGGCTGTCTACAAAAGGTTGGAGTCATCGAGACCAGGGACAACTATTTCGAATACGCAGGCGTCACCTAA
- the folE gene encoding GTP cyclohydrolase I FolE: MLQSLVTEMLLALGEKPSRNGLLKTPERVANALAFMTQGYQRNIDHLLNGALFPIEYDEMVIVKDIDFFSMCEHHLLPFFGRVHVGYLPNKKVVGLSKIPRIVDMFARRLQVQERLTVQIAETLSTKLNAHGVGVVAEARHLCMMMRGVEKQNTVAVTSSMLGAFRSQSQTREEFLKLIRRGSVGDPE; this comes from the coding sequence GTGCTCCAATCACTGGTCACAGAGATGCTGCTCGCCTTAGGGGAGAAACCGAGTCGTAATGGGCTACTCAAAACACCGGAGCGTGTTGCCAACGCGCTGGCCTTCATGACGCAGGGCTACCAGCGCAATATCGACCATCTGTTGAACGGCGCCCTCTTTCCGATCGAGTACGACGAAATGGTCATAGTCAAAGACATCGATTTCTTCAGCATGTGTGAACACCACCTGCTCCCATTTTTCGGCAGAGTGCACGTCGGGTACTTGCCCAACAAGAAAGTCGTCGGTCTTAGCAAGATCCCCAGAATCGTCGATATGTTCGCGAGGCGACTACAAGTTCAGGAACGGTTGACGGTTCAAATCGCCGAAACGTTGAGCACCAAGCTGAATGCACATGGCGTCGGGGTCGTCGCCGAAGCACGACACCTTTGCATGATGATGCGCGGGGTGGAAAAACAGAACACGGTCGCCGTCACCAGCTCCATGTTGGGAGCGTTTCGCAGCCAATCACAGACTCGCGAGGAGTTTTTGAAACTGATTCGACGTGGTAGCGTCGGCGATCCCGAGTGA
- a CDS encoding alpha/beta fold hydrolase, producing MVRTPQPTEKVVQGNINGITLAFNDQGTGLPLVFLHAFPLNRTMWADQENALSSQHRVVTIDLRGHGESDAPLWHYSLNQAADDVRALLDYLSIQQAVFVGLSMGGYILFALYRKYAERVKGLVLADTRAQADTDEGKQARFDMARIAYKQGARAIADVMIPKLLSPATIQTRLELVQRVRAMIEGNQVSGIAGALMAMAERPDSIPLLTRMACPVQIIVGSLDLPTPPSDAKVMADKIINARLTIIPGAAHLSNLEQPDLFNETVHSFVSDVTR from the coding sequence GTGGTACGAACACCTCAGCCTACGGAGAAGGTCGTGCAAGGCAACATCAACGGCATCACCCTCGCCTTCAATGATCAGGGAACCGGCCTTCCCCTTGTCTTTCTCCATGCCTTTCCGCTCAACCGGACCATGTGGGCGGACCAGGAGAACGCGCTTTCATCCCAGCACCGAGTCGTTACGATCGACCTGCGCGGGCATGGCGAGTCCGATGCACCCCTCTGGCATTATTCTCTCAACCAAGCAGCTGATGATGTACGCGCTCTGCTTGATTATCTGTCGATCCAGCAGGCCGTCTTCGTCGGACTTTCCATGGGAGGGTACATTCTCTTCGCATTGTATAGGAAATATGCCGAGCGTGTGAAAGGACTGGTTTTGGCCGACACGAGAGCCCAAGCGGATACAGACGAAGGGAAACAGGCGCGGTTCGACATGGCTCGGATTGCGTACAAACAAGGTGCGCGGGCGATCGCTGACGTCATGATTCCCAAGCTGCTAAGTCCCGCAACGATCCAGACGAGGCTGGAGCTGGTTCAACGCGTGCGTGCGATGATCGAGGGCAACCAAGTCAGCGGTATAGCGGGCGCCTTAATGGCGATGGCTGAGAGGCCAGATTCCATCCCTCTTCTCACAAGGATGGCATGTCCTGTTCAAATTATCGTCGGTAGCCTAGATCTGCCCACCCCACCATCCGACGCGAAGGTTATGGCAGACAAAATCATCAATGCCCGCTTGACCATTATTCCAGGCGCCGCCCATCTTTCGAATCTGGAACAACCCGACCTGTTCAACGAAACCGTCCACTCTTTTGTGTCGGATGTCACAAGATAA